The Nocardioides panzhihuensis genome has a segment encoding these proteins:
- a CDS encoding globin, translating to MTFYEEIGGMETIRTIVAKFYEGVATDELMRPMYPEEDLGPAQERLTLFLAQYWGGPSAYSEQRGHPRLRMRHAPFEVTSEARDRWLQHFREGLDAAGLTPEQDAQFWAYAEHAANFMINTPG from the coding sequence GTGACGTTTTATGAGGAGATCGGCGGGATGGAGACCATCCGCACGATCGTGGCCAAGTTCTACGAGGGCGTGGCGACCGACGAGCTGATGCGGCCGATGTATCCGGAGGAGGATCTAGGTCCGGCCCAGGAGCGACTGACCCTCTTCCTGGCTCAGTACTGGGGCGGTCCGTCCGCCTACTCCGAGCAGCGCGGCCATCCACGGCTGCGGATGCGGCATGCGCCGTTCGAAGTCACCTCGGAGGCTCGGGACCGCTGGCTCCAGCACTTCCGTGAGGGCCTCGACGCCGCCGGGCTGACTCCGGAGCAGGACGCGCAGTTCTGGGCCTACGCCGAGCACGCTGCGAACTTCATGATCAACACTCCCGGGTGA
- a CDS encoding potassium transporter TrkG: MSTSSSPTRRVRRGKALLRHPAQVVAVGFAATILVGTLLLMLPVARTEPGHAPFLTALFTATSAVCVTGLAVVDTPTYWSTFGEVTILGLIQVGGIGIMTLASMLALVVFRRLGLRFRLTAAVEHTSSGLGDVRSLIKGVVGISLVIELIIAIPLTLRFWLGYGATLERAAYDGVFHSISAFNNAGFALRSDSLMGYVADPWICLPIAVAVIAGGLGFPVWLELLQRTKVRMWSLHTKMTVTGTIGLLIIGSVFFTAVEWKNPDTLGALDTPGKLLAGFFQSTMTRTAGFNSLDYEQMHEGTLLGADVLMLIGGGSAGTAGGLKITTFMLLFFVIVAEVRGQREVEAFDRRIDPRAIRQALTVALLSVGFVVSGTIALLHLVDAPTHQVLFEAVSAFATVGLSANLTYDVPPGGQLILIAMMFVGRIGPITLVSALALRDRERLHRFPEGRPLIG, translated from the coding sequence GTGTCGACGTCCTCCTCCCCTACGCGCCGGGTTCGCCGCGGAAAGGCGCTGCTGCGCCATCCAGCCCAGGTCGTGGCGGTCGGCTTCGCCGCGACGATCCTGGTCGGCACGCTCCTGCTGATGCTTCCGGTGGCGCGCACCGAGCCGGGCCATGCACCGTTCCTGACGGCCCTGTTCACCGCGACCAGCGCCGTCTGCGTCACCGGTCTGGCCGTCGTCGACACCCCTACCTACTGGTCCACCTTCGGCGAGGTCACCATCCTCGGGCTGATCCAGGTCGGCGGGATCGGGATCATGACCCTCGCCTCGATGCTGGCACTGGTCGTCTTCCGCCGGCTCGGGCTGCGGTTCCGCCTCACCGCCGCCGTGGAGCACACCAGCTCCGGCCTCGGTGACGTACGCAGCCTCATCAAGGGAGTCGTCGGCATCAGCCTGGTCATCGAGCTGATCATCGCGATCCCGCTGACGCTGCGGTTCTGGCTGGGCTACGGCGCCACCCTGGAACGGGCTGCCTACGACGGCGTCTTCCACTCGATCTCCGCCTTCAACAACGCCGGCTTCGCGCTGCGTTCGGACTCGCTGATGGGGTACGTCGCGGACCCCTGGATCTGCCTGCCGATCGCCGTCGCGGTGATCGCCGGCGGCCTCGGGTTCCCGGTGTGGCTGGAGCTGCTGCAGCGTACGAAGGTGCGGATGTGGAGCCTGCACACGAAGATGACCGTCACCGGCACCATCGGGCTGCTGATCATCGGCTCGGTGTTCTTCACCGCGGTCGAGTGGAAGAACCCCGACACCCTGGGCGCCCTGGACACCCCGGGAAAGCTGCTGGCCGGCTTCTTCCAGAGCACCATGACGCGTACGGCCGGGTTCAACAGCCTCGACTACGAGCAGATGCACGAAGGTACGCTGCTCGGCGCCGACGTGCTGATGCTCATCGGCGGAGGGTCGGCAGGCACGGCGGGTGGCCTCAAGATCACCACCTTCATGCTCCTCTTCTTCGTCATCGTCGCCGAGGTGCGCGGGCAGCGCGAGGTCGAGGCGTTCGACCGCCGCATCGACCCGCGGGCCATCCGCCAGGCGCTCACAGTCGCGCTGCTCTCCGTCGGCTTCGTGGTCTCCGGAACCATCGCGCTCCTCCATCTGGTCGATGCACCCACCCACCAGGTGCTCTTCGAGGCCGTCTCGGCCTTCGCCACCGTGGGCCTGTCGGCCAACCTCACCTATGACGTCCCCCCGGGCGGTCAGCTGATCCTGATCGCGATGATGTTCGTCGGCAGGATCGGCCCGATCACCCTCGTCTCCGCCTTGGCGCTCCGCGACCGCGAGCGTCTGCACCGCTTCCCGGAAGGACGGCCCCTCATTGGCTAG
- a CDS encoding OsmC family peroxiredoxin, whose translation MATTRTATTVWEGTLFEGAGKVTLDSSGLGTYDVSWPARSEEPGGKTSPEELIAAAHSSCFSMAFSKGLADNGTPATSLQTSADVEFTPGKGITGIKLTTRGEVEGLDNETFVSLAEAAKAGCPVSQALTGTTITLDAALA comes from the coding sequence ATGGCCACCACCCGCACTGCCACCACCGTCTGGGAGGGCACGCTCTTCGAGGGTGCCGGGAAGGTGACGCTGGATTCCTCCGGTCTGGGGACCTACGACGTCTCCTGGCCGGCCCGCTCCGAGGAGCCTGGCGGCAAGACCAGCCCCGAGGAGCTCATCGCCGCCGCCCACTCCTCCTGCTTCTCGATGGCCTTTTCCAAGGGCCTGGCCGACAACGGCACCCCGGCGACCAGCCTGCAGACCAGCGCGGATGTCGAGTTCACGCCCGGCAAGGGCATCACCGGCATCAAGCTGACCACCCGTGGTGAGGTCGAGGGGCTCGACAACGAGACCTTCGTGAGCCTCGCCGAGGCTGCCAAGGCCGGCTGCCCGGTCAGCCAGGCCCTCACCGGCACCACGATCACCCTCGACGCCGCGCTCGCCTGA
- the helR gene encoding RNA polymerase recycling motor ATPase HelR: MQAFDLTGRHDAKADPALIADDEQHFAAIGQSLEEQIAALNERLDDVRRRPGGHGQEAMDRDLEVHRIGGQLRMLRRFSLDLCLGRIVTESGSTIYIGRLGLTATDGRRLLVDWRSPAAEPFFAATHADPRGLLSRRRYRWTNGRIADYWDEVFTTEGLEGHAALDDQSAFIATLGSSRSPRMRDVLGTIQSDQDAIIRASSRGALVVDGGPGTGKTVVALHRTAYLLYSDPRLGEGKGGVLFVGPHEPYLSYVADVLPSLGEEGVRTTTLRRMVPEGASLAPETDKEVARLKADARMVAAIEPAVALYEKPPSKPTLVETPYGDAVISTSDWAEAIAAAEPGTPHNDARDQVWDALLKIVTERIQRNIGSDPDRDYDADVDAWAEDDWGSPGQEEDEFDAYGLVDEDATDALRASLETNAGLLEVFGQVWPRLRPADLVGDLWEVPAFLRLCAPWLSPEEVTTLQRNPVVQAGQAWTEADLPLLDAAHRRLGDPDASRRRSAKKAAAAADRKAKAEVVSDLISHDDSDMKVMSMLRGQDLRTALLDDSVREPDELDPYAGPFAHIVVDEAQELTDAEWQMLINRCPSRSFTIVGDRAQARHGFTESWQERLERVGLDRIEMAGLSVNYRTPEEVMAEAEPVIRAALPDANVPTSVRAAGIPVVHRPVADLDEILDTWLAEHDEGIACVIAAGSSDLDEGRVRRLSPEHAKGLEFDLVVLIDPETYGTGIEGAVDRYVAMTRATRQLVILTS; the protein is encoded by the coding sequence TTGCAAGCATTCGATCTCACGGGCCGTCACGACGCCAAGGCGGACCCGGCACTGATCGCCGATGACGAGCAGCACTTCGCTGCCATCGGGCAGAGTCTCGAAGAGCAGATCGCTGCGCTGAACGAGCGGCTCGATGACGTACGCCGCCGCCCCGGCGGACACGGGCAGGAGGCGATGGACCGCGATCTGGAGGTGCACCGGATCGGTGGGCAGCTGCGGATGCTGCGCAGGTTCAGCCTGGATCTGTGTCTGGGGCGGATCGTCACTGAGTCCGGCAGCACCATCTACATCGGGCGTCTCGGCCTGACCGCCACCGACGGGCGACGGCTGCTGGTCGACTGGCGCTCGCCTGCCGCCGAGCCGTTCTTCGCGGCCACGCACGCCGATCCGCGCGGGCTGCTGAGCCGGCGCCGCTACCGCTGGACCAACGGGCGGATCGCCGACTACTGGGACGAGGTCTTCACCACCGAGGGGCTTGAAGGGCATGCGGCACTGGATGATCAGTCGGCCTTCATCGCCACCCTCGGCAGCAGCCGCTCACCGCGGATGCGCGACGTCCTCGGCACGATCCAGTCCGACCAGGACGCCATCATCCGCGCGTCCTCGCGAGGCGCGCTCGTCGTCGACGGCGGACCGGGGACCGGCAAGACCGTGGTGGCGCTGCACCGCACGGCGTACCTCCTCTACTCCGACCCGCGCCTCGGCGAGGGCAAGGGCGGGGTGCTGTTCGTGGGCCCGCACGAGCCCTATCTCTCCTACGTCGCCGACGTGCTGCCGAGCCTGGGTGAAGAGGGCGTACGCACCACGACGCTGCGCCGGATGGTGCCCGAGGGCGCCTCGCTGGCGCCGGAGACGGACAAGGAGGTCGCCCGGCTCAAGGCCGACGCCCGGATGGTCGCGGCGATCGAGCCGGCGGTGGCTCTCTACGAGAAGCCTCCCTCGAAGCCGACCCTCGTCGAGACCCCTTACGGCGACGCCGTGATCAGCACCAGCGACTGGGCCGAGGCGATCGCCGCGGCCGAGCCGGGTACGCCGCACAACGACGCTCGCGACCAGGTCTGGGACGCGCTGCTGAAGATCGTGACCGAACGGATCCAGAGGAACATCGGCAGCGACCCCGATCGCGACTACGACGCCGATGTCGACGCCTGGGCCGAGGACGACTGGGGCAGCCCGGGCCAGGAGGAGGATGAGTTCGACGCGTACGGCCTCGTTGACGAGGATGCGACCGACGCCCTCCGGGCCTCGCTGGAGACCAACGCCGGGCTGCTCGAGGTCTTCGGCCAGGTCTGGCCGCGGCTGCGACCGGCCGACCTCGTCGGGGATCTGTGGGAGGTGCCGGCGTTCCTGCGGCTGTGCGCGCCCTGGCTCTCCCCCGAGGAGGTGACGACGCTGCAGCGCAATCCGGTTGTCCAGGCTGGGCAGGCCTGGACCGAGGCGGACCTGCCGCTGCTCGACGCCGCCCACCGTCGCCTCGGCGACCCCGACGCCTCGCGGCGCCGGAGCGCCAAGAAGGCGGCCGCGGCCGCCGACCGGAAGGCGAAGGCCGAGGTCGTCTCCGACCTGATCAGCCACGACGACTCCGACATGAAGGTGATGTCGATGCTGCGTGGCCAGGACCTACGCACAGCGCTCCTCGACGACTCGGTGCGTGAGCCGGACGAGCTCGACCCGTACGCCGGCCCGTTCGCGCACATCGTCGTCGACGAGGCCCAGGAGCTGACCGACGCCGAGTGGCAGATGCTGATCAACCGCTGCCCCTCGCGCAGCTTCACGATCGTCGGTGACCGCGCCCAGGCCCGGCACGGGTTCACCGAGTCCTGGCAGGAGCGTCTCGAGCGAGTCGGTCTGGATCGGATCGAGATGGCCGGCCTGAGCGTCAACTACCGCACGCCCGAGGAGGTGATGGCCGAGGCCGAGCCGGTCATCCGGGCCGCGCTCCCGGATGCCAACGTGCCCACGTCGGTCCGCGCCGCCGGCATCCCGGTCGTCCACCGCCCCGTCGCGGACCTCGACGAGATCCTGGACACCTGGCTCGCCGAGCACGACGAAGGCATCGCCTGCGTCATCGCGGCCGGCTCGTCGGACCTCGACGAAGGCCGGGTACGCCGCTTGAGCCCCGAGCACGCCAAGGGGCTCGAGTTCGATCTGGTGGTCCTCATCGACCCCGAGACGTACGGGACCGGGATCGAGGGTGCCGTGGACCGCTACGTCGCGATGACGCGGGCCACCCGTCAGCTGGTGATCCTCACCAGCTGA
- a CDS encoding potassium channel family protein — MARTRLDKNGITRGGVAVLGLGRFGSALALELVDEGEEVLAADLNPRAVQEHAGRLTHVVEADTTSEDAMRGLGLGEFGTVVVSIGTDIEASILTASVAVHLGVRNVWAKAISEPHARILAQIGVDNVVRPEHDMGQRVAHLVRGRMLDYIEFDDGYVFVKTRPPALLHNRSLTGVGVRQTYGVTVVGVKPAGGTFTYTTAETVIRPDDHIVVSGPQDKVEAFARL, encoded by the coding sequence TTGGCTAGGACCAGATTGGACAAGAACGGCATCACTCGCGGCGGCGTCGCCGTGCTCGGCCTCGGCCGGTTCGGCAGCGCGCTCGCCCTCGAGCTCGTCGATGAGGGCGAGGAGGTGCTCGCCGCCGACCTGAACCCTCGGGCGGTGCAGGAGCACGCCGGCCGGCTGACCCACGTGGTCGAGGCCGACACCACGAGTGAGGACGCGATGCGCGGGCTCGGTCTCGGCGAGTTCGGCACCGTGGTCGTGAGCATCGGCACCGACATCGAGGCGAGCATCCTGACCGCATCGGTCGCGGTCCACCTCGGCGTACGCAACGTCTGGGCCAAGGCGATCAGCGAGCCCCATGCCCGGATCCTCGCTCAGATCGGGGTGGACAACGTCGTCCGCCCCGAGCACGACATGGGTCAGCGGGTCGCCCACCTCGTCCGTGGGCGGATGCTCGACTACATCGAGTTCGACGACGGGTACGTCTTCGTGAAGACCCGGCCGCCGGCCCTGCTGCACAACCGCAGTCTCACCGGCGTGGGCGTGCGCCAGACCTATGGCGTCACCGTCGTCGGGGTGAAACCGGCGGGCGGCACGTTCACCTACACGACCGCGGAGACAGTCATCCGCCCCGACGACCACATCGTCGTCTCCGGACCCCAGGACAAGGTCGAGGCCTTCGCCCGGCTCTAG
- a CDS encoding mechanosensitive ion channel family protein, producing the protein MSIPPNPPLVSVSWSTLGEWVIGIPLRIAGLILLAIVLRWILHRVVDKVVVRAVEAPGLTGKITKSAEASDTPVASSRRSQRAQAIGSLFKSVVTGVLIAIFATMILDQLGINIAPIIASAGIVGLALGFGAQSLVRDYLSGIFMIIEDQYGVGDSIEVNNIVGTVEAVTMRITRLRSLDGTVWYIPNGEILTVGNHSQNWARAVIDVGVGYNEDLTKVQRVLREVSNDLWVDEEFKGQIIEEPEVTGVEALAADAITLRVLIKTLPLKQWAIAREMRQRIKARLDYEGIEIPFPQRVVWHREEKAAEEDPAKA; encoded by the coding sequence ATGTCCATTCCCCCGAACCCCCCACTGGTCTCGGTCTCCTGGTCGACTCTCGGCGAATGGGTGATCGGCATCCCCCTGCGTATCGCCGGCCTGATCCTGCTGGCGATCGTGCTCCGCTGGATCCTTCACCGGGTCGTCGACAAGGTCGTCGTCCGCGCCGTCGAGGCGCCCGGGCTCACCGGCAAGATCACCAAGTCGGCCGAGGCGAGCGACACCCCCGTCGCCTCGTCTCGCCGCAGCCAGCGCGCCCAGGCGATCGGCTCGCTGTTCAAGAGCGTCGTCACCGGGGTCTTGATCGCGATCTTCGCCACCATGATCCTGGACCAGCTCGGCATCAACATCGCCCCGATCATCGCCTCGGCCGGAATCGTCGGTCTGGCGCTCGGTTTCGGCGCCCAGTCGCTGGTGCGGGACTACCTGTCCGGCATCTTCATGATCATCGAGGACCAGTACGGCGTCGGTGACAGCATCGAGGTCAACAACATCGTCGGCACGGTCGAGGCCGTGACCATGCGGATCACCCGCCTGCGGTCGCTCGACGGCACGGTCTGGTACATCCCCAACGGCGAGATCCTCACCGTCGGCAACCACAGCCAGAACTGGGCCCGCGCCGTCATCGACGTCGGCGTCGGCTACAACGAGGACCTCACCAAGGTGCAGCGTGTGCTTCGCGAGGTCTCCAACGACCTGTGGGTCGACGAGGAGTTCAAGGGCCAGATCATCGAGGAGCCCGAGGTCACCGGTGTCGAGGCGCTTGCCGCCGACGCCATCACCCTGCGGGTGCTCATCAAGACCCTGCCCCTCAAGCAGTGGGCGATCGCGCGCGAGATGCGCCAGCGGATCAAGGCCCGCCTCGACTACGAGGGCATCGAGATCCCGTTCCCGCAGCGGGTCGTCTGGCACCGCGAGGAGAAGGCTGCCGAGGAAGACCCGGCCAAGGCCTGA
- a CDS encoding response regulator encodes MSRVLVVDDEPALLRALAINLRAAGWEVETAADGRSALAAAAATHPDVVLLDLGLPDLDGTEVIEGLRGWTQVPVVVLSARQHGDDKIEALDLGADDYVTKPFAMNELMARLRAAVRRSQDSAPPAAAVVNVGDLEIDFARKRVHKAGEDVRLTPTEWSFLELLARNLGRLVPREQILKEVWGPTYAKETHYLRVYAAQLRRKLEDDPSRPRYLVTTPGVGYTLDPGA; translated from the coding sequence ATGAGCCGCGTGCTCGTCGTCGACGACGAACCCGCCCTGCTTCGGGCGCTCGCCATCAACCTGCGTGCCGCCGGCTGGGAGGTCGAGACGGCGGCCGATGGGCGCTCGGCGCTCGCCGCCGCCGCGGCAACCCACCCGGACGTCGTCCTGCTCGATCTCGGTCTCCCGGACCTGGACGGCACGGAGGTGATCGAGGGACTGCGCGGCTGGACCCAGGTGCCGGTGGTCGTGCTCTCCGCTCGCCAGCACGGCGACGACAAGATCGAGGCGCTGGACCTCGGGGCGGACGACTATGTGACCAAGCCGTTCGCGATGAACGAGCTGATGGCCCGTCTGCGAGCGGCCGTCCGGCGGTCCCAGGACTCGGCACCGCCCGCGGCCGCCGTCGTGAACGTCGGCGACCTGGAGATCGACTTCGCCCGCAAGCGCGTCCACAAGGCGGGGGAGGACGTCCGCCTCACCCCGACCGAGTGGTCGTTCCTGGAGCTCCTCGCCCGCAACCTCGGCCGGCTGGTCCCGCGAGAGCAGATCCTCAAGGAGGTGTGGGGCCCGACCTATGCCAAGGAGACCCACTATCTGCGGGTCTACGCCGCCCAGCTGCGCCGCAAGCTCGAGGACGACCCCTCCCGCCCGCGTTACCTGGTCACCACGCCGGGTGTCGGCTACACCCTCGATCCGGGCGCTTAG